A single window of Carassius gibelio isolate Cgi1373 ecotype wild population from Czech Republic chromosome A19, carGib1.2-hapl.c, whole genome shotgun sequence DNA harbors:
- the rxrba gene encoding retinoic acid receptor RXR-beta-A isoform X8, whose amino-acid sequence MGDSRDSRSPDSSSVSSPPSGQRSPPLAPSAAAMTSLPPMTSAVNSPISSMGSPFSVISSSLGSPCLPGTPSVGYGPISSPQINSTVSMSGLHAVSSSDDVKPPYGLKPMSAHSPGPMVSQKRLCAICGDRSSGKHYGVYSCEGCKGFFKRTVRKDLSYTCRDNKDCLVDKRQRNRCQYCRYQKCLAMGMKREAVQEERQRNKEREGEVESTSAANEEMPVEKILEAEMAVEQKTELHADGSSGGSSPNDPVTNICQAADKQLFTLVEWAKRIPHFSELSLDDQVILLRAGWNELLIASFSHRSITVKDGILLATGLHVHRNSAHSAGVGAIFDRVLTELVSKMRDMQMDKTELGCLRAIILFNPDAKGLSSPSEVELLREKVYASLEAYCKQRYPDQQGRFAKLLLRLPALRSIGLKCLEHLFFFKLIGDTPIDTFLMEMLEAPHQLT is encoded by the exons ATGGGTGACAGCAGAG ATTCTCGTAGTCCAGACAGCTCATCCGTTTCCTCACCACCATCAGGTCAGCGTTCGCCCCCGTTGGCCCCTTCAGCTGCCGCCATGACTTCCCTGCCACCCATGACTTCAGCCGTGAACAGTCCCATCAGCAGCATGGGCTCACCCTTCTCCGTCATCAGTTCTTCTCTGGGTTCTCCTTGCCTTCCAGGAACTCCCTCTGTAGGCTACGGCCCCATCAGCAGCCCACAG ATCAACTCCACCGTGTCCATGTCGGGACTGCACGCCGTCAGCAGCTCTGATGATGTCAAACCGCCCTACGGATTGAAGCCGATGTCCGCCCACAGCCCAGGGCCCATGGTCTCTCAGAAACGCTTGTGTGCCATCTGTGGAGATCGCTCCTCTG GAAAGCACTACGGCGTGTACAGCTGCGAGGGCTGCAAGGGCTTTTTCAAGCGCACTGTGAGGAAAGACTTGAGCTACACATGCAGAGACAATAAGGACTGTCTGGTGGACAAACGCCAGAGGAACCGCTGCCAGTACTGCCGCTACCAGAAGTGCCTGGCCATGGGGATGAAGAGAGAGG CCGTTCAAGAGGAGCGTCAGAGGAACAAGGAGCGAGAGGGAGAGGTGGAGTCCACCAGCGCAGCGAATGAAGAGATGCCCGTGGAGAAGATTCTGGAAGCAGAGATGGCCGTGGAGCAGAAGACTGAGCTGCATGCGGATGGCAGCTCAGGGGGAAGCTCT CCGAACGACCCAGTCACAAATATCTGCCAGGCGGCTGATAAGCAGCTGTTCACTTTGGTGGAGTGGGCAAAACGGATCCCTCACTTCAGTGAGCTGTCTCTGGATGACCAGGTCATCCTGCTGCGAGCTG gctggaatgagctACTGATCGCGTCATTCTCCCATCGCTCCATCACGGTGAAGGATGGCATTCTGCTGGCCACCGGCCTCCACGTGCACAGGAACAGTGCTCACAGCGCAGGGGTGGGAGCCATCTTTGACAG GGTTCTGACGGAGCTGGTGAGCAAGATGAGGGACATGCAGATGGATAAAACCGAGTTGGGCTGCCTGAGAGCCATCATCCTCTTCAACCCAG ATGCAAAGGGATTGTCAAGCCCGAGTGAAGTGGAGTTACTGAGAGAGAAGGTCTATGCATCGCTGGAGGCTTATTGTAAACAGAGATATCCTGACCAGCAGGGCAG GTTTGCCAAGCTCCTCCTCCGACTGCCAGCGCTGCGCTCTATTGGCCTAAAGTGCCTGGAGCACCTGTTCTTCTTCAAGCTGATTGGAGACACCCCTATCGACACCTTCTTAATGGAAATGCTTGAAGCTCCACATCAGCTGACCTAA
- the rxrba gene encoding retinoic acid receptor RXR-beta-A isoform X5 — MGDSRDSRSPDSSSVSSPPSGQRSPPLAPSAAAMTSLPPMTSAVNSPISSMGSPFSVISSSLGSPCLPGTPSVGYGPISSPQINSTVSMSGLHAVSSSDDVKPPYGLKPMSAHSPGPMVSQKRLCAICGDRSSGKHYGVYSCEGCKGFFKRTVRKDLSYTCRDNKDCLVDKRQRNRCQYCRYQKCLAMGMKREAVQEERQRNKEREGEVESTSAANEEMPVEKILEAEMAVEQKTELHADGSSGGSSPNDPVTNICQAADKQLFTLVEWAKRIPHFSELSLDDQVILLRAGWNELLIASFSHRSITVKDGILLATGLHVHRNSAHSAGVGAIFDRESAHNAEVGAIFDRVLTELVSKMRDMQMDKTELGCLRAIILFNPDAKGLSSPSEVELLREKVYASLEAYCKQRYPDQQGRFAKLLLRLPALRSIGLKCLEHLFFFKLIGDTPIDTFLMEMLEAPHQLT, encoded by the exons ATGGGTGACAGCAGAG ATTCTCGTAGTCCAGACAGCTCATCCGTTTCCTCACCACCATCAGGTCAGCGTTCGCCCCCGTTGGCCCCTTCAGCTGCCGCCATGACTTCCCTGCCACCCATGACTTCAGCCGTGAACAGTCCCATCAGCAGCATGGGCTCACCCTTCTCCGTCATCAGTTCTTCTCTGGGTTCTCCTTGCCTTCCAGGAACTCCCTCTGTAGGCTACGGCCCCATCAGCAGCCCACAG ATCAACTCCACCGTGTCCATGTCGGGACTGCACGCCGTCAGCAGCTCTGATGATGTCAAACCGCCCTACGGATTGAAGCCGATGTCCGCCCACAGCCCAGGGCCCATGGTCTCTCAGAAACGCTTGTGTGCCATCTGTGGAGATCGCTCCTCTG GAAAGCACTACGGCGTGTACAGCTGCGAGGGCTGCAAGGGCTTTTTCAAGCGCACTGTGAGGAAAGACTTGAGCTACACATGCAGAGACAATAAGGACTGTCTGGTGGACAAACGCCAGAGGAACCGCTGCCAGTACTGCCGCTACCAGAAGTGCCTGGCCATGGGGATGAAGAGAGAGG CCGTTCAAGAGGAGCGTCAGAGGAACAAGGAGCGAGAGGGAGAGGTGGAGTCCACCAGCGCAGCGAATGAAGAGATGCCCGTGGAGAAGATTCTGGAAGCAGAGATGGCCGTGGAGCAGAAGACTGAGCTGCATGCGGATGGCAGCTCAGGGGGAAGCTCT CCGAACGACCCAGTCACAAATATCTGCCAGGCGGCTGATAAGCAGCTGTTCACTTTGGTGGAGTGGGCAAAACGGATCCCTCACTTCAGTGAGCTGTCTCTGGATGACCAGGTCATCCTGCTGCGAGCTG gctggaatgagctACTGATCGCGTCATTCTCCCATCGCTCCATCACGGTGAAGGATGGCATTCTGCTGGCCACCGGCCTCCACGTGCACAGGAACAGTGCTCACAGCGCAGGGGTGGGAGCCATCTTTGACAG GGAGAGTGCGCACAATGCAGAGGTTGGGGCCATATTCGACAG GGTTCTGACGGAGCTGGTGAGCAAGATGAGGGACATGCAGATGGATAAAACCGAGTTGGGCTGCCTGAGAGCCATCATCCTCTTCAACCCAG ATGCAAAGGGATTGTCAAGCCCGAGTGAAGTGGAGTTACTGAGAGAGAAGGTCTATGCATCGCTGGAGGCTTATTGTAAACAGAGATATCCTGACCAGCAGGGCAG GTTTGCCAAGCTCCTCCTCCGACTGCCAGCGCTGCGCTCTATTGGCCTAAAGTGCCTGGAGCACCTGTTCTTCTTCAAGCTGATTGGAGACACCCCTATCGACACCTTCTTAATGGAAATGCTTGAAGCTCCACATCAGCTGACCTAA
- the rxrba gene encoding retinoic acid receptor RXR-beta-A isoform X7, whose protein sequence is MGDSRDSRSPDSSSVSSPPSGQRSPPLAPSAAAMTSLPPMTSAVNSPISSMGSPFSVISSSLGSPCLPGTPSVGYGPISSPQINSTVSMSGLHAVSSSDDVKPPYGLKPMSAHSPGPMVSQKRLCAICGDRSSGKHYGVYSCEGCKGFFKRTVRKDLSYTCRDNKDCLVDKRQRNRCQYCRYQKCLAMGMKREVVQDERQRSVQEERQRNKEREGEVESTSAANEEMPVEKILEAEMAVEQKTELHADGSSGGSSPNDPVTNICQAADKQLFTLVEWAKRIPHFSELSLDDQVILLRAGWNELLIASFSHRSITVKDGILLATGLHVHRNSAHSAGVGAIFDRVLTELVSKMRDMQMDKTELGCLRAIILFNPDAKGLSSPSEVELLREKVYASLEAYCKQRYPDQQGRFAKLLLRLPALRSIGLKCLEHLFFFKLIGDTPIDTFLMEMLEAPHQLT, encoded by the exons ATGGGTGACAGCAGAG ATTCTCGTAGTCCAGACAGCTCATCCGTTTCCTCACCACCATCAGGTCAGCGTTCGCCCCCGTTGGCCCCTTCAGCTGCCGCCATGACTTCCCTGCCACCCATGACTTCAGCCGTGAACAGTCCCATCAGCAGCATGGGCTCACCCTTCTCCGTCATCAGTTCTTCTCTGGGTTCTCCTTGCCTTCCAGGAACTCCCTCTGTAGGCTACGGCCCCATCAGCAGCCCACAG ATCAACTCCACCGTGTCCATGTCGGGACTGCACGCCGTCAGCAGCTCTGATGATGTCAAACCGCCCTACGGATTGAAGCCGATGTCCGCCCACAGCCCAGGGCCCATGGTCTCTCAGAAACGCTTGTGTGCCATCTGTGGAGATCGCTCCTCTG GAAAGCACTACGGCGTGTACAGCTGCGAGGGCTGCAAGGGCTTTTTCAAGCGCACTGTGAGGAAAGACTTGAGCTACACATGCAGAGACAATAAGGACTGTCTGGTGGACAAACGCCAGAGGAACCGCTGCCAGTACTGCCGCTACCAGAAGTGCCTGGCCATGGGGATGAAGAGAGAGG TGGTCCAAGATGAACGACAACGAT CCGTTCAAGAGGAGCGTCAGAGGAACAAGGAGCGAGAGGGAGAGGTGGAGTCCACCAGCGCAGCGAATGAAGAGATGCCCGTGGAGAAGATTCTGGAAGCAGAGATGGCCGTGGAGCAGAAGACTGAGCTGCATGCGGATGGCAGCTCAGGGGGAAGCTCT CCGAACGACCCAGTCACAAATATCTGCCAGGCGGCTGATAAGCAGCTGTTCACTTTGGTGGAGTGGGCAAAACGGATCCCTCACTTCAGTGAGCTGTCTCTGGATGACCAGGTCATCCTGCTGCGAGCTG gctggaatgagctACTGATCGCGTCATTCTCCCATCGCTCCATCACGGTGAAGGATGGCATTCTGCTGGCCACCGGCCTCCACGTGCACAGGAACAGTGCTCACAGCGCAGGGGTGGGAGCCATCTTTGACAG GGTTCTGACGGAGCTGGTGAGCAAGATGAGGGACATGCAGATGGATAAAACCGAGTTGGGCTGCCTGAGAGCCATCATCCTCTTCAACCCAG ATGCAAAGGGATTGTCAAGCCCGAGTGAAGTGGAGTTACTGAGAGAGAAGGTCTATGCATCGCTGGAGGCTTATTGTAAACAGAGATATCCTGACCAGCAGGGCAG GTTTGCCAAGCTCCTCCTCCGACTGCCAGCGCTGCGCTCTATTGGCCTAAAGTGCCTGGAGCACCTGTTCTTCTTCAAGCTGATTGGAGACACCCCTATCGACACCTTCTTAATGGAAATGCTTGAAGCTCCACATCAGCTGACCTAA
- the rxrba gene encoding retinoic acid receptor RXR-beta-A isoform X2 has protein sequence MGDSRDSRSPDSSSVSSPPSGQRSPPLAPSAAAMTSLPPMTSAVNSPISSMGSPFSVISSSLGSPCLPGTPSVGYGPISSPQMNMFARNTEINSTVSMSGLHAVSSSDDVKPPYGLKPMSAHSPGPMVSQKRLCAICGDRSSGKHYGVYSCEGCKGFFKRTVRKDLSYTCRDNKDCLVDKRQRNRCQYCRYQKCLAMGMKREAVQEERQRNKEREGEVESTSAANEEMPVEKILEAEMAVEQKTELHADGSSGGSSPNDPVTNICQAADKQLFTLVEWAKRIPHFSELSLDDQVILLRAGWNELLIASFSHRSITVKDGILLATGLHVHRNSAHSAGVGAIFDRESAHNAEVGAIFDRVLTELVSKMRDMQMDKTELGCLRAIILFNPDAKGLSSPSEVELLREKVYASLEAYCKQRYPDQQGRFAKLLLRLPALRSIGLKCLEHLFFFKLIGDTPIDTFLMEMLEAPHQLT, from the exons ATGGGTGACAGCAGAG ATTCTCGTAGTCCAGACAGCTCATCCGTTTCCTCACCACCATCAGGTCAGCGTTCGCCCCCGTTGGCCCCTTCAGCTGCCGCCATGACTTCCCTGCCACCCATGACTTCAGCCGTGAACAGTCCCATCAGCAGCATGGGCTCACCCTTCTCCGTCATCAGTTCTTCTCTGGGTTCTCCTTGCCTTCCAGGAACTCCCTCTGTAGGCTACGGCCCCATCAGCAGCCCACAG ATGAACATGTTTGCCAGAAACACAGAG ATCAACTCCACCGTGTCCATGTCGGGACTGCACGCCGTCAGCAGCTCTGATGATGTCAAACCGCCCTACGGATTGAAGCCGATGTCCGCCCACAGCCCAGGGCCCATGGTCTCTCAGAAACGCTTGTGTGCCATCTGTGGAGATCGCTCCTCTG GAAAGCACTACGGCGTGTACAGCTGCGAGGGCTGCAAGGGCTTTTTCAAGCGCACTGTGAGGAAAGACTTGAGCTACACATGCAGAGACAATAAGGACTGTCTGGTGGACAAACGCCAGAGGAACCGCTGCCAGTACTGCCGCTACCAGAAGTGCCTGGCCATGGGGATGAAGAGAGAGG CCGTTCAAGAGGAGCGTCAGAGGAACAAGGAGCGAGAGGGAGAGGTGGAGTCCACCAGCGCAGCGAATGAAGAGATGCCCGTGGAGAAGATTCTGGAAGCAGAGATGGCCGTGGAGCAGAAGACTGAGCTGCATGCGGATGGCAGCTCAGGGGGAAGCTCT CCGAACGACCCAGTCACAAATATCTGCCAGGCGGCTGATAAGCAGCTGTTCACTTTGGTGGAGTGGGCAAAACGGATCCCTCACTTCAGTGAGCTGTCTCTGGATGACCAGGTCATCCTGCTGCGAGCTG gctggaatgagctACTGATCGCGTCATTCTCCCATCGCTCCATCACGGTGAAGGATGGCATTCTGCTGGCCACCGGCCTCCACGTGCACAGGAACAGTGCTCACAGCGCAGGGGTGGGAGCCATCTTTGACAG GGAGAGTGCGCACAATGCAGAGGTTGGGGCCATATTCGACAG GGTTCTGACGGAGCTGGTGAGCAAGATGAGGGACATGCAGATGGATAAAACCGAGTTGGGCTGCCTGAGAGCCATCATCCTCTTCAACCCAG ATGCAAAGGGATTGTCAAGCCCGAGTGAAGTGGAGTTACTGAGAGAGAAGGTCTATGCATCGCTGGAGGCTTATTGTAAACAGAGATATCCTGACCAGCAGGGCAG GTTTGCCAAGCTCCTCCTCCGACTGCCAGCGCTGCGCTCTATTGGCCTAAAGTGCCTGGAGCACCTGTTCTTCTTCAAGCTGATTGGAGACACCCCTATCGACACCTTCTTAATGGAAATGCTTGAAGCTCCACATCAGCTGACCTAA
- the rxrba gene encoding retinoic acid receptor RXR-beta-A isoform X1: MGDSRDSRSPDSSSVSSPPSGQRSPPLAPSAAAMTSLPPMTSAVNSPISSMGSPFSVISSSLGSPCLPGTPSVGYGPISSPQMNMFARNTEINSTVSMSGLHAVSSSDDVKPPYGLKPMSAHSPGPMVSQKRLCAICGDRSSGKHYGVYSCEGCKGFFKRTVRKDLSYTCRDNKDCLVDKRQRNRCQYCRYQKCLAMGMKREVVQDERQRSVQEERQRNKEREGEVESTSAANEEMPVEKILEAEMAVEQKTELHADGSSGGSSPNDPVTNICQAADKQLFTLVEWAKRIPHFSELSLDDQVILLRAGWNELLIASFSHRSITVKDGILLATGLHVHRNSAHSAGVGAIFDRESAHNAEVGAIFDRVLTELVSKMRDMQMDKTELGCLRAIILFNPDAKGLSSPSEVELLREKVYASLEAYCKQRYPDQQGRFAKLLLRLPALRSIGLKCLEHLFFFKLIGDTPIDTFLMEMLEAPHQLT, encoded by the exons ATGGGTGACAGCAGAG ATTCTCGTAGTCCAGACAGCTCATCCGTTTCCTCACCACCATCAGGTCAGCGTTCGCCCCCGTTGGCCCCTTCAGCTGCCGCCATGACTTCCCTGCCACCCATGACTTCAGCCGTGAACAGTCCCATCAGCAGCATGGGCTCACCCTTCTCCGTCATCAGTTCTTCTCTGGGTTCTCCTTGCCTTCCAGGAACTCCCTCTGTAGGCTACGGCCCCATCAGCAGCCCACAG ATGAACATGTTTGCCAGAAACACAGAG ATCAACTCCACCGTGTCCATGTCGGGACTGCACGCCGTCAGCAGCTCTGATGATGTCAAACCGCCCTACGGATTGAAGCCGATGTCCGCCCACAGCCCAGGGCCCATGGTCTCTCAGAAACGCTTGTGTGCCATCTGTGGAGATCGCTCCTCTG GAAAGCACTACGGCGTGTACAGCTGCGAGGGCTGCAAGGGCTTTTTCAAGCGCACTGTGAGGAAAGACTTGAGCTACACATGCAGAGACAATAAGGACTGTCTGGTGGACAAACGCCAGAGGAACCGCTGCCAGTACTGCCGCTACCAGAAGTGCCTGGCCATGGGGATGAAGAGAGAGG TGGTCCAAGATGAACGACAACGAT CCGTTCAAGAGGAGCGTCAGAGGAACAAGGAGCGAGAGGGAGAGGTGGAGTCCACCAGCGCAGCGAATGAAGAGATGCCCGTGGAGAAGATTCTGGAAGCAGAGATGGCCGTGGAGCAGAAGACTGAGCTGCATGCGGATGGCAGCTCAGGGGGAAGCTCT CCGAACGACCCAGTCACAAATATCTGCCAGGCGGCTGATAAGCAGCTGTTCACTTTGGTGGAGTGGGCAAAACGGATCCCTCACTTCAGTGAGCTGTCTCTGGATGACCAGGTCATCCTGCTGCGAGCTG gctggaatgagctACTGATCGCGTCATTCTCCCATCGCTCCATCACGGTGAAGGATGGCATTCTGCTGGCCACCGGCCTCCACGTGCACAGGAACAGTGCTCACAGCGCAGGGGTGGGAGCCATCTTTGACAG GGAGAGTGCGCACAATGCAGAGGTTGGGGCCATATTCGACAG GGTTCTGACGGAGCTGGTGAGCAAGATGAGGGACATGCAGATGGATAAAACCGAGTTGGGCTGCCTGAGAGCCATCATCCTCTTCAACCCAG ATGCAAAGGGATTGTCAAGCCCGAGTGAAGTGGAGTTACTGAGAGAGAAGGTCTATGCATCGCTGGAGGCTTATTGTAAACAGAGATATCCTGACCAGCAGGGCAG GTTTGCCAAGCTCCTCCTCCGACTGCCAGCGCTGCGCTCTATTGGCCTAAAGTGCCTGGAGCACCTGTTCTTCTTCAAGCTGATTGGAGACACCCCTATCGACACCTTCTTAATGGAAATGCTTGAAGCTCCACATCAGCTGACCTAA
- the rxrba gene encoding retinoic acid receptor RXR-beta-A isoform X6, whose amino-acid sequence MGDSRDSRSPDSSSVSSPPSGQRSPPLAPSAAAMTSLPPMTSAVNSPISSMGSPFSVISSSLGSPCLPGTPSVGYGPISSPQMNMFARNTEINSTVSMSGLHAVSSSDDVKPPYGLKPMSAHSPGPMVSQKRLCAICGDRSSGKHYGVYSCEGCKGFFKRTVRKDLSYTCRDNKDCLVDKRQRNRCQYCRYQKCLAMGMKREAVQEERQRNKEREGEVESTSAANEEMPVEKILEAEMAVEQKTELHADGSSGGSSPNDPVTNICQAADKQLFTLVEWAKRIPHFSELSLDDQVILLRAGWNELLIASFSHRSITVKDGILLATGLHVHRNSAHSAGVGAIFDRVLTELVSKMRDMQMDKTELGCLRAIILFNPDAKGLSSPSEVELLREKVYASLEAYCKQRYPDQQGRFAKLLLRLPALRSIGLKCLEHLFFFKLIGDTPIDTFLMEMLEAPHQLT is encoded by the exons ATGGGTGACAGCAGAG ATTCTCGTAGTCCAGACAGCTCATCCGTTTCCTCACCACCATCAGGTCAGCGTTCGCCCCCGTTGGCCCCTTCAGCTGCCGCCATGACTTCCCTGCCACCCATGACTTCAGCCGTGAACAGTCCCATCAGCAGCATGGGCTCACCCTTCTCCGTCATCAGTTCTTCTCTGGGTTCTCCTTGCCTTCCAGGAACTCCCTCTGTAGGCTACGGCCCCATCAGCAGCCCACAG ATGAACATGTTTGCCAGAAACACAGAG ATCAACTCCACCGTGTCCATGTCGGGACTGCACGCCGTCAGCAGCTCTGATGATGTCAAACCGCCCTACGGATTGAAGCCGATGTCCGCCCACAGCCCAGGGCCCATGGTCTCTCAGAAACGCTTGTGTGCCATCTGTGGAGATCGCTCCTCTG GAAAGCACTACGGCGTGTACAGCTGCGAGGGCTGCAAGGGCTTTTTCAAGCGCACTGTGAGGAAAGACTTGAGCTACACATGCAGAGACAATAAGGACTGTCTGGTGGACAAACGCCAGAGGAACCGCTGCCAGTACTGCCGCTACCAGAAGTGCCTGGCCATGGGGATGAAGAGAGAGG CCGTTCAAGAGGAGCGTCAGAGGAACAAGGAGCGAGAGGGAGAGGTGGAGTCCACCAGCGCAGCGAATGAAGAGATGCCCGTGGAGAAGATTCTGGAAGCAGAGATGGCCGTGGAGCAGAAGACTGAGCTGCATGCGGATGGCAGCTCAGGGGGAAGCTCT CCGAACGACCCAGTCACAAATATCTGCCAGGCGGCTGATAAGCAGCTGTTCACTTTGGTGGAGTGGGCAAAACGGATCCCTCACTTCAGTGAGCTGTCTCTGGATGACCAGGTCATCCTGCTGCGAGCTG gctggaatgagctACTGATCGCGTCATTCTCCCATCGCTCCATCACGGTGAAGGATGGCATTCTGCTGGCCACCGGCCTCCACGTGCACAGGAACAGTGCTCACAGCGCAGGGGTGGGAGCCATCTTTGACAG GGTTCTGACGGAGCTGGTGAGCAAGATGAGGGACATGCAGATGGATAAAACCGAGTTGGGCTGCCTGAGAGCCATCATCCTCTTCAACCCAG ATGCAAAGGGATTGTCAAGCCCGAGTGAAGTGGAGTTACTGAGAGAGAAGGTCTATGCATCGCTGGAGGCTTATTGTAAACAGAGATATCCTGACCAGCAGGGCAG GTTTGCCAAGCTCCTCCTCCGACTGCCAGCGCTGCGCTCTATTGGCCTAAAGTGCCTGGAGCACCTGTTCTTCTTCAAGCTGATTGGAGACACCCCTATCGACACCTTCTTAATGGAAATGCTTGAAGCTCCACATCAGCTGACCTAA
- the rxrba gene encoding retinoic acid receptor RXR-beta-A isoform X4 has protein sequence MGDSRDSRSPDSSSVSSPPSGQRSPPLAPSAAAMTSLPPMTSAVNSPISSMGSPFSVISSSLGSPCLPGTPSVGYGPISSPQMNMFARNTEINSTVSMSGLHAVSSSDDVKPPYGLKPMSAHSPGPMVSQKRLCAICGDRSSGKHYGVYSCEGCKGFFKRTVRKDLSYTCRDNKDCLVDKRQRNRCQYCRYQKCLAMGMKREVVQDERQRSVQEERQRNKEREGEVESTSAANEEMPVEKILEAEMAVEQKTELHADGSSGGSSPNDPVTNICQAADKQLFTLVEWAKRIPHFSELSLDDQVILLRAGWNELLIASFSHRSITVKDGILLATGLHVHRNSAHSAGVGAIFDRVLTELVSKMRDMQMDKTELGCLRAIILFNPDAKGLSSPSEVELLREKVYASLEAYCKQRYPDQQGRFAKLLLRLPALRSIGLKCLEHLFFFKLIGDTPIDTFLMEMLEAPHQLT, from the exons ATGGGTGACAGCAGAG ATTCTCGTAGTCCAGACAGCTCATCCGTTTCCTCACCACCATCAGGTCAGCGTTCGCCCCCGTTGGCCCCTTCAGCTGCCGCCATGACTTCCCTGCCACCCATGACTTCAGCCGTGAACAGTCCCATCAGCAGCATGGGCTCACCCTTCTCCGTCATCAGTTCTTCTCTGGGTTCTCCTTGCCTTCCAGGAACTCCCTCTGTAGGCTACGGCCCCATCAGCAGCCCACAG ATGAACATGTTTGCCAGAAACACAGAG ATCAACTCCACCGTGTCCATGTCGGGACTGCACGCCGTCAGCAGCTCTGATGATGTCAAACCGCCCTACGGATTGAAGCCGATGTCCGCCCACAGCCCAGGGCCCATGGTCTCTCAGAAACGCTTGTGTGCCATCTGTGGAGATCGCTCCTCTG GAAAGCACTACGGCGTGTACAGCTGCGAGGGCTGCAAGGGCTTTTTCAAGCGCACTGTGAGGAAAGACTTGAGCTACACATGCAGAGACAATAAGGACTGTCTGGTGGACAAACGCCAGAGGAACCGCTGCCAGTACTGCCGCTACCAGAAGTGCCTGGCCATGGGGATGAAGAGAGAGG TGGTCCAAGATGAACGACAACGAT CCGTTCAAGAGGAGCGTCAGAGGAACAAGGAGCGAGAGGGAGAGGTGGAGTCCACCAGCGCAGCGAATGAAGAGATGCCCGTGGAGAAGATTCTGGAAGCAGAGATGGCCGTGGAGCAGAAGACTGAGCTGCATGCGGATGGCAGCTCAGGGGGAAGCTCT CCGAACGACCCAGTCACAAATATCTGCCAGGCGGCTGATAAGCAGCTGTTCACTTTGGTGGAGTGGGCAAAACGGATCCCTCACTTCAGTGAGCTGTCTCTGGATGACCAGGTCATCCTGCTGCGAGCTG gctggaatgagctACTGATCGCGTCATTCTCCCATCGCTCCATCACGGTGAAGGATGGCATTCTGCTGGCCACCGGCCTCCACGTGCACAGGAACAGTGCTCACAGCGCAGGGGTGGGAGCCATCTTTGACAG GGTTCTGACGGAGCTGGTGAGCAAGATGAGGGACATGCAGATGGATAAAACCGAGTTGGGCTGCCTGAGAGCCATCATCCTCTTCAACCCAG ATGCAAAGGGATTGTCAAGCCCGAGTGAAGTGGAGTTACTGAGAGAGAAGGTCTATGCATCGCTGGAGGCTTATTGTAAACAGAGATATCCTGACCAGCAGGGCAG GTTTGCCAAGCTCCTCCTCCGACTGCCAGCGCTGCGCTCTATTGGCCTAAAGTGCCTGGAGCACCTGTTCTTCTTCAAGCTGATTGGAGACACCCCTATCGACACCTTCTTAATGGAAATGCTTGAAGCTCCACATCAGCTGACCTAA